From the Myxococcaceae bacterium JPH2 genome, the window CTGCGCTCCTCGTCGAGAAGCGCCAGGGACTTGCGATACTCCGCGGCTTCGGCGAGGCGGGTCATCTCGAAGTCGCCGTGGTGTTTGCGCACCGCCTCGGCAATCTCTTCCAGGCTGACGCGGAAGAACTCCTTGCGCTCATTGATGCGATTGACGCGCTGGTTCGCGAAGGTCTTGTGCAGGGCGTTCTCCAGCGCGGGCGCATCCGACGTCCGGATGATGGCGTGCACGTCGAACTCGAAGGGTACCGAGGCGTCTCCCAGCTCGTCGATGCGGTCCTGCGGCACCAACCGCCGGGTCATGCCCAGCTTGAAGATGCCTTCTCCAAAGGAGCCGATGTTGGAGATGACGTAGACGTGCCCGGTTCGGGTGAGCTGGGCCTGGGAGATGGCCCGCTGCCTCTCCATGTCCTCGGCCACGCGGCGCTCCAGCTCGGCGATGCGCACGAGCAGCTTCTGCTGCTCGGACCCCTTGGCCTGCTCGTAGTCCGCCTTGGCTCGCTCCAGGGCTTCGGCGTCGCGCCGGGCTTCGCGCTCTGCCTCCAGCTTCGCCTTCTCCAGCTCGCGGTGGGCGGCCTCTTCCTCGCGCATCTGCTCGCGGATGCGCCGCTGCTCGTCGCGCTCCTGCTGCACCTTCTCCTCGTACTCGTACGCGAGCATCAGCTCTTCGACCTTCAGCTTCACGTAGCGCTGGGCGATGACGCACTGTTGGATTTCCACGAGCCCGTTGATGGCCTCCGCGGCCTTCTCGATGCGCGCCTCCATGGCCTTCACGTTCTTGTAGGTCACCTTCGCCACGCATGCGTCCGCTTCGCCATTGAAGGCGCGCAGCATCAGCTTCAGCGTCCGGTCGGTCTGCTTCTTTCCTTCGACCTTGCTGCCGTTGACTTCCCACTGAGTGGAGCAGGTGGCGGCGGTCTTGTCCTTGAGCATCTGCTTCTGGCGCTCCCGGACCGCATCCAGGCGTTGCTCGTACTCCTTGACCGAAGCAAAGGCATAGACCGGCTTGTAGAAGCCGAACGAGAGCAGCACGGCCTCCTCTTCCAAGGCCTTCAGCTCTTGCTTCAGCCGGGCGAGGCTCTGCTCCAGGATGTTCCGGTCGGTGGTGGCCTGCTTGCGTCGAGACTCGGCCTCTTCCATGGCGCGCGTGGCGCTCTGCGCCGTGCGAGCCGCTTCGTCACGAATGCGGTCGGACTCCGCCTTGGCCCGGGTCTGCTCGGCGGCGATGGCCTGCTCCGCGTCCGCCTTGGCTCGCGCGAGCTGGGTCGCCACGCGCTTCTGCTCCGAGGCGAGCGCGCTGTCCGCCTCGTTCCGCGCCTTCGCGAGTTCGTCACGGACGCGCTTCTGCTCCGAGGCCAACGCCGCATCGAAATCCGCGCGGGCCTTCGTCAACTCCTCGGCGACCCTGCGCCGCTCCGCTTCCAGGTCCAGGATGGGCTTGAACCGCTCCTGCAAGGCCTGGAGGCGACCGCGAGACTGGAACCACAGTCCCCCGAGAACAAGTGTCAGCAATCCGAGTCCAATGAGCATCATGGGCATGGCTGTCTCCTGGTCAAACACTGACCGCGCGCATCTGGTTTTCCGCGGGAGCTTCTTCAGGGACGACGGGAGGCAATCTCGCCGCGTCTTCCTCTCGGAGCAGGGTCTCGATTCGTTCGAGGATCCGCGCCACGCTCTCCTCGGGGGACCGGAACCAGTCCGTGGACCAGATGCGGTGGAGCTTCCATCCCAAGCCCATCAACACCTGGTCTCTCAGGCGGTCGCGGTCTCGGGCTGAGCGTGAGCTGTGATACCGCGCGCCATCGCACTCCACGCCGAGGATGTAGCGCCCCGGGTGCAGGGGATGCCGGATGGCCAGGTCGATGAAGTAGCCCGCGACACCGACCTGAGGCACGACCTCGTAGTGATGGTCCGCGAGTGCCTTCGCGACAGCGACCTCGAAGTCCGAGTCCGGAGGTCGCCCGCTGCCAACCCCATGCGCCACCACCGCGCCCTGCGCCTCGAGGAGATACCTCTGCAGGACGCGCATCCCCCGGGGACTGCTCTCACTCAACTCGAGGTCCGTGGGGTCGAAGGACGCGAACACCGTCAAGGCGCACCGGGCGCGGGTGAAGAGGACGTTCAATCGCCGGTAACCATCGGCTTGATTGATGGGCCCGAAGTTCTTGCGGAAGCGTCTCTCCCGATCTGGGCCGAACGTGACCGAGACGAAGACCGCGTCCCGCTCGTCGCCCTGGACGTTCTCCAGGTTCTTCACCTCGAAGGGCAGGGGAGAGTGGGCCCAGCGCGCCAAGAAGGCCGCGAGGTCCTTGTCCTTCTTCTCTTCCGCTGCCACGTACTCGTCGATGAGGTCGCGCTGCTTCGAGTTCAGCGTGACGACCAGCAGGCTCTCTTGCGGTCGGGTGCGCGCGTGCTCCTTCACCGCCTCGACGACCGCGCGGGCCTCGGGCTCATTGCGGTTGGACTCATAGAGTCCGTCCTCCACGCGGCGAAAGTGGACGCCCAGGCCGTCCAGGTGCATGCCGGGTGCCGGGAAGACAATCAGGTCCCCGTCGTAGAACTCCTTGTTGCTGAAGGCGATGAGCGCCGGATGCCTGGAGCGGTAGTGCCACCGCAGCATCCGCATGGGGAAGCACTGCGCCGCCGCCACGAGGATGCTCTCGGACTCGTCCAACAGCGAGGGGCCGCGTGCCTCCTGTCCACCCTCGGCGTCGTCGTTCGAGTCGCTGTCCTCGTGTTCGAGCTGAGCAAAGAAGCTCGTCGGCGGGAGCTGCTCCGGGTCCCCCACCACGACGAGTTGCCTGCCGCGCGCGATGGCCCCGAGCGCGTCCTCCGGACGCAGCTGGCTGGCCTCGTCCATCACCACGAGGTCGAACTGCAGTTGGCCTGGAGGCAGGTATTGGGAGACGGACTGCGGGCCCATCATGAAGCAGGGCATCAGTGCCTGGAGTGCATTGCCCGCGCGCTGGACCAGCTCGCGAATGGGGACGTGGCGCTGCTTCTTGCCCAGCTCATGCTGGATGAGGTGGATCTCCGTCAGGCCCGCCACCTTCGTTGAATGCACGCCAGCGGGGACGTGACGGCGGCCGAGCTGACGGGCGAGGCTCGGACCTTGTTGCCGGATGCATTCCGCGTCCAGTCGCGCGAAGTCCTCTCTCCGGGCCGTCTGCATGGCTCCGGTGAACGCGTCGAGTTCGGGTTCGTCTCGCAGCACGGCCTCGGCCAACGAGCGGAAGAAGACGGCCTCGAAGGCGGTGCCCACCTGCGACGCCGCGAGGGAGGGGCGCAAGTCGATGCGCTCGAGGAACGCTTCGGCCCCGTGCAGGCGTGCGACCGCGTGGCGCTGGCGCTGATACGCGGCCCAGCCGGGAAGGGTGGACGCTCGGGTCTTCGCACGTTGCAACCGCTTCACCGTTCCGGTGAGTGGCGCCTCGGAGGCGGCGTCTTCCCAGGTCCCTGGGGACATTCCGGCCAGACTCCACGTCTGGCTCGCGCACTCCCGGTAGTCGCCAAGTCGCGTTGCCAGGTCGCGAGCACAGGCGCTCAGCGTCGCATGTCGCCGTGAGGTGTCCTCACGGAGCAGCCAGTCCGCCAGGCCCGCCGGAAGGGGCGCGGCGATGACCTCATCGGCATACTGCAACGCACGCCGAGCGCCGGAGGTGGAGGTCTTTCTGCCTTGATACGCCACGCCGAGGAGCTGCGCCGCCGCGGAGTGCTCCACCAACTGGTCCGCCGCTTCACAGGCTTCCCGGAGGCTCCGTACCCGCGCGAGAAGCTGAGACAGCGACAGCTCAGGGGCCGCACTTCCCTGGCGTGCCCATCCCAGCACTTCGTCCAGATGTCGCTGGAGTGCTTCCAGGCTGGCGTGCGTCTTTGATGCAGGGTCGGTGTTCCACGGCGCGTTGGGCAGATTCATGCGGGTCGCCGCCGCTTGAACCGTCGTGCCGACGTCCCGGGCCCGGAGATGGTCGTCGCCGCGCACCCTGGCTTTGGCGAGGGCCTCGCGCCAAGAGCTCGCGGGCAGCTCCCTCGCCGCTCGGGCGAACGCAGCGCCTGCGTCCCCCAGCGGCAGCGCCAGGGCATCCACCTTTCGATAGACATCCACCCACGCGAGGATTCGATCGAAGCGGGTCTCGACGCCCTGGAATCGAGTCCCCAGCAGGTCCTTCAGCGCGGCATCCTCCTCGAAGCGCTGCCTTGCCGCGTGGTGGGCCAGCAAGTCGTTGTACGCCTGGATGAGCGTGGGCCGTGACGGGCGGACGCCATGGGCCATGGCTCGGAAATCGCGCCGCGCGGCACGCCAGCCCTTCGACAACCAGGGGATGAAGGGCGGGGTGGCGACCGCGACCGCATGCGCCCTCAGCGTCGCCAGGGGCGGGACGAGGTCGGGCATGAACCGGACCGCGAGCGCCCGCGATTGTTCCTTCAGGTCCGCGCACGTGCTTGCCGCGGACCGCAGCAGGTCTTCCGCTTCACGGGGGAGCCACCGCGCCTCTCGCCACTCGAGGGTGCTCTCATCCAGCTCGGCCATCGCATCCACGACCCGGGCGAGTGCCTGGAGCTCCGGAGGCCGCAGGGGCCCTTCCAGGCCGAGTCCTGGCGTGAGGGCCTCCGCGAAGGCCGCTCCCGACGCCACCGCCAGCACGGCCTGCTCGACGGACTCACGCGCACGTCCGACGGTGACCAGGGAGGTGTCGGGCGTGAAGAGGCGCAGGCACGTTTCGACCCCTGACTCCGCGGTGCGCAGGACCGCCGTGGTCAGGTCCTCGCGTGGGCGCCAGCCCGCTTCCAGGTCCGTCCACTTCCGCTGCACCGACTCGATGGCATCGAGGAGTGAGCGCAGCGCTTCTCGTCTCATGGTGTCGAGGAGGGCCGGCATCAGCCCGGGGATGCTCTCGCTGGGTGGCGCAGAGAGGAGCTGCACCGTGGACACCAGGGCATCCGCGGCGAGCGCGCTGTCGCGCAGGTGGACGCCCGTGAGCGGCGCGAAGGACTCCACGCTCTTCCCCAATCGCAGCCCGGCTTCCTCCCAGGCCACCACCCGTTCGATGAGCTGATGGCAGTCCCGCTCGGAGAGGCGAGGATTCGTGACGCCGAACCAGGGATGGTCCGAGGGCAGTGGGGCGATCCGCCGAATCTCCGCCAACTGCGCCGCGAGCCCACGGACCGCTTCGCGAAGCTCATCCAGTGTCGAGGCTGACAGCGTCTCCGCGGTCGCGAACCGGAGGTCCTTCACTTCCGCGAGCGCGGCCTGGAGTTCCGACTCGGCGCGCCCCACCTTCCAGAAGATGTCATGCGGAGACACGCCGAGTGCCCCGAAGGGCTTGTGGAGCCGCTCGGTGTGCGCTCGCAGGTTGCCAATGGCAGTCGAGACCTGGGCTCCCAAGGTGCTGCTCGTCACGGCGGCATGACGGCGTCCCACGCGCCTGCGCAGGTCCTCCATGAACTGTTGCTTCTGGGTCTTGTGGCTGTGCAGCTCCAGACAGAAGTCCCCGAGGCCTGCCTCCTGAAGGCGCCGCGACACGACCTCTAGCGCGGCCAGCTTCTGGGTGACGAAGAGCACGGTCTTTCCCGCGGCGAGCGCGGCGCCGATGAGATTGGTGATGGTCTGGGACTTGCCGGTGCCAGGCGGGCCCTGCACGACCAGGCTCTCGCCGCGCAGTACATCGACCAGGACGCTGTGCTGACTGCTGTCCGCGTCCATGATGAGGGGCGGGAGCTGCGCTGCGAGCGCGGGCGTGTCCAGGTCATAGACCTCGCCGCGTCGCGCTGCGCGGCCCGCCGTCGCATCTCCTGAGGGGAGTGCTTCGCTTCGGGCTCCGAGCAGGGTCTGCACTTGAGGGCTGGCCAGCAAGGGGCTCGTCTGGGGCCAGCGGCTGGGCTCCAGGTCCCTCCACATGAGGAGGCGTCCGAAAGACAACAGCGTCACGGTGACTTGTCGTTCCAGGCCCCAGCCCGGGCGCACTTCCTGGAGCAGTGCATTCACCTTTGCGAAATAGGCTTCCAGTCCCTCCTCGGGCGTGAAGGGGGGCAGCGCGATCCCGAACTCCTGCTTCAGCTTCTCGCTGAGCGTGAGGTTCAGCTCGATGGACTCGCCCTCGTTGTAGTCCACCTCGTAGGCATGGACCTGGGTGCGCGCGTCGGCGGGTCCTCGCTTGAGGCTCACGGGCATGAGCAGCAAGGGTGCGCTGTGAGGCTTCTCCTGGTGGCGATCGGCGGCCTCGAACCACCGAAGGAATCCGAAGACCATGTGGAGCAGGTTGGCTCCCGTCTCCTGGATGGCGATCTGCGCGAGCCCTTGGAGCTTGTGCAGGTGTGCCTCCAGCTCCTCGGGGAAGAAGAGCGTCTGGAGGTGTCGGTCGTGGTGCTTTCGCGAGGCGGGCTCATCCGCTGGCGCCAGCGGCAAGTCGAACCGGGTGTCGATGCCCAGGCGCTCGGCCTCTTGCAAGGCCAGGCGTTGCCGTGAGGCCGCGGGTGACTCGACCGCCTTCATCGTGAGCACGCCGGAGTCCTGGAGAGGTGTCGCGCGCGCGGGCTCGGGGATGGGCAGGAACGTGAGCACACGGTGATTGCTCAGGCGTTCGAAGATGATGCCGGGCAGCTCATCCACCACGCGCAGCGACGTCCTCGCGGTGTGTCTGAAGTGGAGGAGCCGGTTGGATGTGCTCAGGTCCAGAAGCCGGGTGCGCTGCCGTTGAAGCTCCTTCAGCAGATGCGCCTCGTTCGGATTCATGACGCCATGCCCCTCCCCCGGGTCGTCATGAAGAAGAGCGACCGGGTACCGCGGGTTCTGGCCCATTCCTCGAACCAGGAGGATCCCTCGGGGACGGTATTGACACGGGGCTCGCGGACCCCAGGTGTTTCCAGTCGCGGAAGGGCGCGTGCGGATGTTCGGTTCGCGCCAGATAACGAGCCGGCTCGAACTTCAGCCCACGGCCGCGAAAGAAGGTGCAGAGGCGGTGAGACACCGACCTCGTCTCGCTACCAGGAGAGTCCTATGCCGTGCAGAGAATGGCGCTGGCGTGTTGCCACCACCCAGCGGGATTTGGATGACGCAGCCCGTATCCGCTGGTCGGTGTTTGGAGGAGAGCTGGGATTGCTGTCGGGCAAGGCATCCCCGTCGCGGCGCGAAGTGACGTGCTTCGACACGCTCGACACCACGTTGCATGTGAACGTCTACGCCGGCACCGAGGCCGTGGCGACCGTTCGACTGCTGCTGCCGAACGCGGAGGTGGCGGCCAACGCGGGAGGGACGACCGGCCTCGACATGGAGCAGCGCTTGGACCTCTCGAGCCTCTTCGGGCCAGAGCGGGTGTTCGCGGAGCCCTCGCGCTTCTGCGTGTTGCCGCAGTGGCGGCGCTCGGAGGCGCTCGCGTGGCTCCAGGCGGGGCTCTATGCCGAGAGTCGTCGGCGCGGGGTGACGCACTGGATTGGGTCCGCGAACCTGGAGACGGACTCGCACGACGACGCGCGGCTGTCCTGGCGGGTGGCCGAGTCCAAGGGCTGGGTGAGTTCTCGCTGGCGGGTCGAGGTGCCCGACCCGTGGCAGGCCTCGACGCATCCGCGCAGCCCCTTCTACACGCCCGACGAGCGAGCGCAGGCGGAGCAGGGGAGGCTGGAGGGGCTGCGGCTGCCCAAGGCGCCGTTGCTCTTCGCCAAGAAGCTGGGCGCGCGCTTCATCGCGAAGCCGCTCTACGACGCCTACTTCGACTGGTTCACGCTGCCGCTCATCGTCACGCTCGATGAGGTCCCGGCGGCGACCCTGGCTCGCTTCCAGGCGCTGCACCCCCGCGTGAGCCCCGCCGTCTAGGCCTGGGGCGAATCCTTCTTTCCCTTCACTTTCAACACGCAGCAGCCAGGCGCGAGCCCGCGCCAGGACAGGAGACGTCCGTGCAAACGCAGACGCAGAATCAGTCGGGGACGCAGTGGGTGGCGGTGCTGGACGAAGAGGCGCGAGGACTCGTGGCGGCCGTGGATGCGCATCCGGACGCCAGCCGCCTCTTCAATGGCACCATCGACACCGCGGGTTACATCCACTATCTCATCCAGACGTATCACTATGCCCGCTGGAGCACGCCGATCCTCGGTGATGCGGGCGTGCGGCTGAAGCGCTCGGGCCGGAACCCGGAGCTGGCGGAGCTGCTCATCCAGAAGGCGGGCGAGGAGCGGGGCCACGAGCGGTGGTTGCTGTCCGACCTGAAGAACCTGGGGTGCTCGCGAGCGCAGGTGGAGGCGGCGACGCGGAGCCCCGCGGTGGACGCCTACACCGGATGGAACTTCTTCACGTCACGCTCGGGCGTGCCCACGGCGGTCCTGGGGACCGCGTATGTGCTGGAGTACCTCTCGCAGACGCGGGCGGGAGTGGGGGCGGCGCGCTTGCTGGAGGTCGCGGCCATTCCCAACATCCACAAGTCGGTGACGTTCCTGCGCAGCCACGGGGAGCTCGACGGAGACCACGTGGACGAGATGTCGCGCGTGCTCGGAGGGCTGACGGCTCCGGAGGACCGGGCGGCCATCCTCCTCTCGGCGCGGGTCGTCCGGAACCTCTACCCGAACATCTTCCGCGCGGAGGAGGAGCCCGTCCGCTACCGACTCGCGGGATAGCGCAGGCCCCTTGTCTCAGACAGGCCGGTTGAGACGCGCGGCCTGGTAGATGAGGTCCGCGCGGCTGTCGACTCCCAGCCGGTTGCGAATCTCTCGCATGTGGGTCTCCACGGTGTACTCCGAGATGTGCAGCTCCCCGGCGATGGCTCCAACTTGCCAGTTGCGGAGCACGTACTCCGCAATCTTGGCTTGCTGAGGTGTGAGCTTGCGCCGCATCTCCATGGGGAGCGGGATGGAGGTGGGGATCTCGTGCATCAGGAGGGCCCACTGCCGAGGGCCCTCGGCAGCGGGCAGCTCGAGGAACCGGACCAGGCGGTAGACATCGTCATGGAGGATGACCCACGTGTCCCGGCCGTGACGCAGGTCCGGAGGCATGCCAACCAGGGCCGCCAGGTGGTCCTCGAGCACGCAAGGAAGTCCCGAGGAGGCGAAGTCGGACCGGGCGAACCAGCGCTCCAGGAGGGTGGTCGCGTATTGGGAACGCGCCACCTCATGCCGGTGGGGCTCCACGATGAGGAACGCCCTGTCTGGGTGGTTGTAGAGCCCTTCCAGGAGGCGCGCGCCGGTGGTGTAGGCCTCGAAGTCCGTGCAGTTGCGCACCGCATCCCCAAGCGTCGCGGTCAATCTGGAGAGCTTGTTGGCACACTGCGCGGAGAACGCGCGGCGCCGGGTGCGGTAGAGCGCGACCGCGCAGACGAAGCCGGGGCCAATGGGGAGCAGGACGGCCATGACGTGCTCCAGGCCCAGACCCAGCTCGCGGCTGCGTTGGTAGAGCAGGTTGTGGTCGTACTCCTTGCGAGTCAGCATCTCCGGATCGCGGAAGACCACGTTGGGCTGCGCGAAGATGGGCGGCCGGACGAAGTCGTGGTCGGACAGGCTGGCGTACTCCGCCATGAGAGGGATGGGCGGACCCGGGACGAGCCACTGGAAGCTCAGCTCCGGTGAGACCCGCATGAGGCACATGGCGAAGGCGTCGGCCGGGATGAGCTCCAGCAGGGGCTCTCGCGCGGCTTCGAGCGAGTCCGTGAGGGACAGCGAGCTGTGGAGGGTCGTGATGACCCGCTCCCGGAGCACTTGCTCCTGGGCAGAATGCGTCATGGAACGGAGCATCCTCATCTCCTGGTCAGGCAACCCCGACGGTTCGCATGTGGGACCCTCTCCATAGGTCCGGGCTGCAGATTTCGCCCTCCCTTTCTGGGGGTATTGCGCGAACTGAACAGATAGGGCATGCGCCATGACGCCAGCGCCCTGGAGAACGCGACCCAGGGCCCTGATGTCTGGGTATCGGGTGTCTAGTTACAGGGCGCGCCGCAGACGCCGGCGCCGCGAGCCTGACAGGCCGCCGTGTTGATGCAGAACTGCCCATCTCCCGTGCAGCAGCCCAGCAGCCGGGCCGGCTCGAGACCGCTCTCATCCGAGGCCTCGCTGCCAGGCGCGGTTGAAACGAGTGCCGCATCATTCATCGAGACTTCGCTCGCGGCGCTCTGCGAGGACGAAAGGACAGCCATTCCCACCACGAAGGCGAAACTCACCGCGACTCCACAAACGAGCTTGCGCAGCATCTGGGACTCCTTGGCTTGAGAGGCGTTGCGAATGTTACTCGCGGTGTGTCTGGTGTCCAGGGTGCCCGGAGGGGTGGCGCCCGGTTGGATTTTGATGGGCCGAATGGATGCTCTTCTCGGAGGCGTGGCCTGTCCGGGAATGGGACGCATGGCCTCGGCCTGTCGAGCTGTTGGCAGGGCGGGACTCCCTTGGGGACGGCTGTGTGCGTCGAAGTGGCTGGAGAGATTGTAGTGATTTTATTTTTGAAGTCGCTACAAATTTAGCCGCCGCCCAGGATGGTGGCTGAGACACCGACAGGAGCGCAGCATGAGCCACCCGACCGTATTGATCTCCGGAGCAGGCATCGCAGGGCCCACGCTGGCGTACTGGCTGGCACGGCGCGGCTTCCGTCCTACCGTGGTAGAGCGCGGCGCCGCGCTGCGCTCCAGTGGCAGCCCCGTGGACGTCCGAGGGCCCGCGGTGGCGGTGGCCGAGCAGATGGGCCTCATGCCCCGCCTGCGCGACGCGGCCACGCAGGTCTCGGCCTTGAGCTTCATCGATGGCTCGGGGCACGAGGTGGGCCGGGTCAACCTGCGGGCCCTCCAGCGCGCGAGCGGGAGCCGCGAGGTGGAGCTGCCTCGCGGCGATCTCGCCACCATCCTGTATCAGGCGAGCCAGGACTCGGCGGAGTTCCTCTTCGGCGACTCCATCACCGGGCTGAGCCAGGACGCGCACGGCGTGGACGTCACCCTCGGACAGGCCGGGGCGCGTCGGTTCGACCTGGTGATTGGCGCGGACGGCTTGCACTCGGCGGTGCGTCGTCTGGCCTTCGGTCCCGAGTCGGACTTCGTGCGGCACATGGGCATCTTCATCGCGACCCTGCCGCTGGAACGACCGCTCGACGATGCGCGAGAGGTCATCCTGTACAACACGCCGGGCCGGGCCATCTCCCTCCATCCGTCGCGAGGCAAGGCGCTGGCGGCGTTCATGTTCCGAGCCCCGCTCGAAGAGGGCTTTGACCACCGCGACACCCCCCAGCACAAGCGGTTGCTGACGGACGCGTTCTCGGACGACACGTGGCGAGTCCCCGAGCTGCGGCGGTCCATCCAAGCCACCTCCGAGCTCTACTTCGATTCCGTCAGCCAGGTGCGCTTGTCCCAGTGGGCCAACGGCCGCATCGCGCTGCTGGGAGACGCCGCGTCTTGCATCTCGCTGTTTGGCGACGGTTCCTCGCTGGCCATGGCTGGAGCCTTCACGCTGGCGAAGGCGCTGGCCGCGCATCCGAGCGACCACCGCCTGGCCTTCCGTCAGTACGAGGCCGACCACCGGACCTGGGTGGCGCCCAAGCAGCGCAACAGCACGCTGGCGGCCTCGCTGCTCGTCCCGGCCACGGGGTATGGAATCCGCGCGCGGAACCTGGCCACGCGCCTGTGGCCCGTGGCCGCCGCCGCCGGATGCCTGAGCCGCAACCTGACCGACGTTCGCGCTCGTGTGCAGGAGTGCGCAGGGTAGAGTCCAGCCCATGCGGAGACACTCCTGAGCCCTCCCACGCCGACGACGCCTCCCGTGGAAGGTCTGCGCGAGCGGAAGAAGCGGGCCACGCGCGCGGCCATTCAACGCGCGGCCCTCCAGCTCTTCACGCAGCAGGGGTACGACCAGACGACGACCGAGGAGATCGCCCGCGCGGCGGACGTCTCGCTCGGCACGCTCTTCAATTACTTCCCGAACAAGGAAGCCCTCGTCGGGGACGAGTACGATCCGCTCTTCATCCGCCTGCTGGAGTCGAGACCCCCGGACGAGCCCCCCTTCACGG encodes:
- a CDS encoding DUF4041 domain-containing protein, which produces MPMMLIGLGLLTLVLGGLWFQSRGRLQALQERFKPILDLEAERRRVAEELTKARADFDAALASEQKRVRDELAKARNEADSALASEQKRVATQLARAKADAEQAIAAEQTRAKAESDRIRDEAARTAQSATRAMEEAESRRKQATTDRNILEQSLARLKQELKALEEEAVLLSFGFYKPVYAFASVKEYEQRLDAVRERQKQMLKDKTAATCSTQWEVNGSKVEGKKQTDRTLKLMLRAFNGEADACVAKVTYKNVKAMEARIEKAAEAINGLVEIQQCVIAQRYVKLKVEELMLAYEYEEKVQQERDEQRRIREQMREEEAAHRELEKAKLEAEREARRDAEALERAKADYEQAKGSEQQKLLVRIAELERRVAEDMERQRAISQAQLTRTGHVYVISNIGSFGEGIFKLGMTRRLVPQDRIDELGDASVPFEFDVHAIIRTSDAPALENALHKTFANQRVNRINERKEFFRVSLEEIAEAVRKHHGDFEMTRLAEAAEYRKSLALLDEERRARGERAA
- a CDS encoding DUF4011 domain-containing protein; translated protein: MNPNEAHLLKELQRQRTRLLDLSTSNRLLHFRHTARTSLRVVDELPGIIFERLSNHRVLTFLPIPEPARATPLQDSGVLTMKAVESPAASRQRLALQEAERLGIDTRFDLPLAPADEPASRKHHDRHLQTLFFPEELEAHLHKLQGLAQIAIQETGANLLHMVFGFLRWFEAADRHQEKPHSAPLLLMPVSLKRGPADARTQVHAYEVDYNEGESIELNLTLSEKLKQEFGIALPPFTPEEGLEAYFAKVNALLQEVRPGWGLERQVTVTLLSFGRLLMWRDLEPSRWPQTSPLLASPQVQTLLGARSEALPSGDATAGRAARRGEVYDLDTPALAAQLPPLIMDADSSQHSVLVDVLRGESLVVQGPPGTGKSQTITNLIGAALAAGKTVLFVTQKLAALEVVSRRLQEAGLGDFCLELHSHKTQKQQFMEDLRRRVGRRHAAVTSSTLGAQVSTAIGNLRAHTERLHKPFGALGVSPHDIFWKVGRAESELQAALAEVKDLRFATAETLSASTLDELREAVRGLAAQLAEIRRIAPLPSDHPWFGVTNPRLSERDCHQLIERVVAWEEAGLRLGKSVESFAPLTGVHLRDSALAADALVSTVQLLSAPPSESIPGLMPALLDTMRREALRSLLDAIESVQRKWTDLEAGWRPREDLTTAVLRTAESGVETCLRLFTPDTSLVTVGRARESVEQAVLAVASGAAFAEALTPGLGLEGPLRPPELQALARVVDAMAELDESTLEWREARWLPREAEDLLRSAASTCADLKEQSRALAVRFMPDLVPPLATLRAHAVAVATPPFIPWLSKGWRAARRDFRAMAHGVRPSRPTLIQAYNDLLAHHAARQRFEEDAALKDLLGTRFQGVETRFDRILAWVDVYRKVDALALPLGDAGAAFARAARELPASSWREALAKARVRGDDHLRARDVGTTVQAAATRMNLPNAPWNTDPASKTHASLEALQRHLDEVLGWARQGSAAPELSLSQLLARVRSLREACEAADQLVEHSAAAQLLGVAYQGRKTSTSGARRALQYADEVIAAPLPAGLADWLLREDTSRRHATLSACARDLATRLGDYRECASQTWSLAGMSPGTWEDAASEAPLTGTVKRLQRAKTRASTLPGWAAYQRQRHAVARLHGAEAFLERIDLRPSLAASQVGTAFEAVFFRSLAEAVLRDEPELDAFTGAMQTARREDFARLDAECIRQQGPSLARQLGRRHVPAGVHSTKVAGLTEIHLIQHELGKKQRHVPIRELVQRAGNALQALMPCFMMGPQSVSQYLPPGQLQFDLVVMDEASQLRPEDALGAIARGRQLVVVGDPEQLPPTSFFAQLEHEDSDSNDDAEGGQEARGPSLLDESESILVAAAQCFPMRMLRWHYRSRHPALIAFSNKEFYDGDLIVFPAPGMHLDGLGVHFRRVEDGLYESNRNEPEARAVVEAVKEHARTRPQESLLVVTLNSKQRDLIDEYVAAEEKKDKDLAAFLARWAHSPLPFEVKNLENVQGDERDAVFVSVTFGPDRERRFRKNFGPINQADGYRRLNVLFTRARCALTVFASFDPTDLELSESSPRGMRVLQRYLLEAQGAVVAHGVGSGRPPDSDFEVAVAKALADHHYEVVPQVGVAGYFIDLAIRHPLHPGRYILGVECDGARYHSSRSARDRDRLRDQVLMGLGWKLHRIWSTDWFRSPEESVARILERIETLLREEDAARLPPVVPEEAPAENQMRAVSV
- a CDS encoding GNAT family N-acetyltransferase encodes the protein MPCREWRWRVATTQRDLDDAARIRWSVFGGELGLLSGKASPSRREVTCFDTLDTTLHVNVYAGTEAVATVRLLLPNAEVAANAGGTTGLDMEQRLDLSSLFGPERVFAEPSRFCVLPQWRRSEALAWLQAGLYAESRRRGVTHWIGSANLETDSHDDARLSWRVAESKGWVSSRWRVEVPDPWQASTHPRSPFYTPDERAQAEQGRLEGLRLPKAPLLFAKKLGARFIAKPLYDAYFDWFTLPLIVTLDEVPAATLARFQALHPRVSPAV
- a CDS encoding iron-containing redox enzyme family protein; the protein is MQTQTQNQSGTQWVAVLDEEARGLVAAVDAHPDASRLFNGTIDTAGYIHYLIQTYHYARWSTPILGDAGVRLKRSGRNPELAELLIQKAGEERGHERWLLSDLKNLGCSRAQVEAATRSPAVDAYTGWNFFTSRSGVPTAVLGTAYVLEYLSQTRAGVGAARLLEVAAIPNIHKSVTFLRSHGELDGDHVDEMSRVLGGLTAPEDRAAILLSARVVRNLYPNIFRAEEEPVRYRLAG
- a CDS encoding helix-turn-helix transcriptional regulator, which encodes MTHSAQEQVLRERVITTLHSSLSLTDSLEAAREPLLELIPADAFAMCLMRVSPELSFQWLVPGPPIPLMAEYASLSDHDFVRPPIFAQPNVVFRDPEMLTRKEYDHNLLYQRSRELGLGLEHVMAVLLPIGPGFVCAVALYRTRRRAFSAQCANKLSRLTATLGDAVRNCTDFEAYTTGARLLEGLYNHPDRAFLIVEPHRHEVARSQYATTLLERWFARSDFASSGLPCVLEDHLAALVGMPPDLRHGRDTWVILHDDVYRLVRFLELPAAEGPRQWALLMHEIPTSIPLPMEMRRKLTPQQAKIAEYVLRNWQVGAIAGELHISEYTVETHMREIRNRLGVDSRADLIYQAARLNRPV
- a CDS encoding FAD-dependent monooxygenase, with amino-acid sequence MSHPTVLISGAGIAGPTLAYWLARRGFRPTVVERGAALRSSGSPVDVRGPAVAVAEQMGLMPRLRDAATQVSALSFIDGSGHEVGRVNLRALQRASGSREVELPRGDLATILYQASQDSAEFLFGDSITGLSQDAHGVDVTLGQAGARRFDLVIGADGLHSAVRRLAFGPESDFVRHMGIFIATLPLERPLDDAREVILYNTPGRAISLHPSRGKALAAFMFRAPLEEGFDHRDTPQHKRLLTDAFSDDTWRVPELRRSIQATSELYFDSVSQVRLSQWANGRIALLGDAASCISLFGDGSSLAMAGAFTLAKALAAHPSDHRLAFRQYEADHRTWVAPKQRNSTLAASLLVPATGYGIRARNLATRLWPVAAAAGCLSRNLTDVRARVQECAG